One stretch of Punica granatum isolate Tunisia-2019 chromosome 5, ASM765513v2, whole genome shotgun sequence DNA includes these proteins:
- the LOC116209252 gene encoding phylloplanin-like — translation MAYSYYCKLSLLFIALTMAFTTLTGRTAEAQLSGPIGSLLGLFRIDGILFCSLDGTSNGTTTPIFHDAKVQLRCGGAVISTSVTNASGAFSFMLNPLQFLLSYVLDNCRLTVTTPLSTCNAALPSVGQLVSQLQSVGSTVVGLLNVTQLVPGGFWLLPPS, via the exons ATGGCTTATTCTTACTATTGCAAGCTCTCGCTTCTCTTCATTGCACTCACGATGGCATTTACGACTCTGACAGGGCGAACGGCTGAAGCGCAGCTGTCGGGGCCAATTGGCAGCCTTCTGGGTCTCTTCCGTATAGATGGGATTCTGTTTTGCAGCCTCGATGGCACTTCTAATGGCACCACTACTCCGATCTTTCATG ATGCTAAGGTACAACTAAGATGCGGAGGGGCGGTGATCTCGACCTCAGTCACAAATGCATCGGGAGCATTTTCGTTTATGCTGAATCCTTTGCAATTCCTTTTGTCGTATGTGCTCGACAATTGCCGGCTTACAGTTACCACGCCGCTCTCGACCTGCAACGCTGCTCTCCCCTCCGTCGGCCAACTCGTCTCCCAGTTGCAGTCCGTTGGAAGCACCGTCGTCGGACTCCTCAATGTCACCCAACTCGTTCCGGGCGGGTTCTGGCTCCTCCCTCCCAGTTAA